In Streptomyces venezuelae, the sequence CAGGCCGTCGACGCGTTCGCCGAAGGATATGAGCGGGCACAAAGGCTCGCGGTGCGACAAGAGGAAGCCGCTCGGCGGGAGTTCATCGACGACCTCCTGTACGGCGGCAGCGACTTGGGCCGCCTCGCCGAACGCGCCGAGAGGTTCGGGCTGCGACTGTCACAGGCCCACGCGGTGGCGGTGGCCATCGGCCCGGAGCCGTACGGTGACGGCTATCCGGTCGCGCGCGGCATCGAGACCGCCGTCCTGGCCCGGTTCGGCGACCAGAGCACGCTCCTCACCACCAAGGACGGACGGCTCATCTGCGTGGCGCCGGGAGACAAGCCGGATGTTCTGGCGTTCTTCGCCAAGCAGGCGTATGCCGCAACAGACGGCGGCCGGGTTGCCGTCGGCCGCTCCCATCCAGGACCCGGTGGCGTCGTCCACTCCTATCAAGAGGCCCTGAACGCCCTCGACCTGGCGGACCGCATGGCACTGGACGACCCGGTGCTGCATGCCGCCGATCTGTTGGTCTACCCGGTGCTGGCGCGGGACCGGCAGGCCATGGCCGATCTGGTGGAGAGTACGCTCGGCCCGCTTCAGCAGGCCCGAGGCGGTGCGCAGCCCCTGATCGACACCCTCACCGCCTACTTCGACAGCGGCTGCGTGGCGGTGGAGGCAGCCCGAAGGCTCTCCCTCAGTGTGCGCGCCCTGACGTATCGTCTCGAGCGCATCCAGACCCTGACACACATCGACCCGGGTGAGCCGTCTCACCGCTACACCCTCCAGACGGCCGTCATCGGAGCAAGACTGCTGGGGTGGCCGGCGAAGGAGTGACGACGCGGCTCCCGAAGACGGTCGCACTCCAGCCAGTCGGCGGGCCGTGCTGAGGGGTTGCACCCGGTCGTTGTTGAAGGGGCTGAGTCGAACACAACCGGTCCCCGCCCGTGGGCGTTGCCGGAGTAGTACCGGTCGCGAAGGGAACAGACAGCCGTCAGCCGGGCGAGTTCCCCGCCCGGCCACCCTCGGGGTTGCACTCGGAGGTCCTAAGACGTCATCTCATTTGGCGACTTGGGTAGGTTGTCGGTCGTGGCGGGGATTGTTGAACGGCTGGTGCCGGATGAGTTGTGGGTGCTGTTCCAGCGGGTGGTGCCGGAGGTGCCGTCGCGGCCGCAGGGCGGCGGCCGACGTCGGCACGGTGACCGGGAGGTGCTCGCCGCGATTGTTTTCGTGGCCACGTCGGGCTGCACATGGCAGCAGTTGCCGACGGCGTCATTCGGGCCGTCGGGGGCGACAGCCCACAGGCGGTTCACCGAGTGGACGAAGGCCAGGGTGTGGGCCAGGCTCCACCGCCTGGTCCTCGACGAGCTCGGCGGACTGGTCCCGCTGCGCGATCGACTCAGTCAACATGCGGGCCCTGAAAAGGGGGACCTGACAGGCCCGAATCCTGTCGACAGGGGCAAGTACGGCTCGAAGATCCACTTGATCACCGAGCGGACCGGTCTGCCCCTGTCCGTCGGAATCTCGGGCGCGAACCTGCACGACAGCCAGGCCCTCGAGCCCCCCGTCCGTGGCATACCGCCCATCCGGTCGCGGCGCGGGCGCCGACGGCGCAAGCCCGGAAAGCTGCACGCGGACAAGGGGTACGACTATGCCCACCTGCGGAGATGGTTACGCGGACGCGGTAACAAGCACCGCATCGCCCGCAAGGGCGCCGAGTCCTCGCAGCGGCTGGGCCGCCACCGCTGGACCATCGAACGCACGATGGCATGGCTCGCCGGCTGTCACCGACTCCACCGCCGCTATGAACGCAAGGCCGAGCACTTCCTCGCCTTCACCAGCATCGCCTACACCCTCATCTGCTACCGCAGACTCACCAAATGAGATGACGTCTAACAAAGGCGTTGGACGTGTCGGTGGGTGATGAGGCAGGTGGCGAGGCCGAGGACGGCTTCGTGGATGTCGTCGCGTCGTTGCCCCGAGAATCTGTCAGCCCATCATGGCGCCGCCGAAGGCGGGCGCGGCCAGGTGCGTGAAGCTGCGGCTGTGGACGGCGGTGGCGAAGTCGTCCTCGTACAGTCGCATGGCGATCCGAAGGCCAGGTCTGACCGCGCGCGGCGGCCTCCAGGTTGGTGGTGTCGGCGCTCGTGAGGGCCAGGAGCGCGCGGCGCAGCGGTCGACCGATGAGCGGGCCCCCCGCCCCTCGACGCCTCCACCACGTGCGTCAAAGAGGCGTAAAGATTGCCGACAGCAGGCAATGTGCGACCCCGTGACCTCCTGCCAATCTGGTGTTGTCCAGCGGGAAGCAGCAGTCAGACGGGGAGGTGCGCATGGTCTTGTTTCTGGGTCTCGGCATCGGGGGGCTCGTGCTGCTCGCTGCCTCGCTGGTGTTCGACGGGGTCCTCGAAGGGGTCTTCGATGGCGTCCTGGACGGACTGTTCGACGGGTGGCTGTCGCTGCCGGTGATTGCGGGCTTCGTCTCGATGCTCGGTTTCACGGGGGCGATCGTGCTCGGGTCCACGGGGCTTGGGCAGGGAGCGGCAGCCGCCGCGGGGGCCGCGGCCGGGGCAGGCGCTGGCTGGGCGACGTACCGCTTCAGCCGGGCCCTGCAACGGGACGGCGACGGCAGCGCCCCGCACCAGGCGGACCTCGTCGGTTCGGCGGGCCGGGTGGTCACCGCCATCCCGGCCGACGGCTACGGCGAGGTACTGCTGTCGCTCGGCGGCCAGCCGCTGAAGTACGCCGCTACCGCTGACGCCCCGATAGAGCGGGGGGCCGAGATCTGGGTGACGGCCACGCCGTCCACGACCTCGGTCAGCGTCTGCCCCGTCAAGCGCTGAGCAGCGCCACCAAAGCCTTTCACCTTCCGATGCTCTTTCCATCAGCCCTTGAGTCTGCCCCCTTCCGGGAGGCAGGGGGGAACCGCCATGAGTCCTGTTGTCACCGCGGTCGTGGGAGTCGTCGTACTCCTCGTCCTGCTCGCCCTCGTCGTCGTCACCCGCTACAAGGTCGCTGGCCCCAGCGAGGCGTTCATCATTACCGGGCGCCGCGGCAAGAGCTCCACCGATCCGGAGACCGGGCGGATATCGACCGACAACACCGGCCAGAAGGTCGTGGTCGGTGGCGGCGTGTTCGTCGTCCCGTTCGTCCAGCAGCGCTACACGCTGGACCTGTCCAGCCGGCACATCCCGATCGCCGTCCGGGGCGCGGTCACGCTGCGCGGTATCAAGGCGAACCTCGAAGGCGTGGCGATCGTCAAGGTCGGCGGCAACGAGGACGCCATCCGCGCCGCCGCCCAGCGTTTCCTCCAGCAGCAGGACGGCATCGTCGGCTTCACCCAGGAAGTTCTGTCCGGCGCGCTGCGGGCCATCGTCGGCCGGATGTCGGTCGAGGACATCATTCGCGACCGCGCCGCGTTCGCCGGGCAGGTCGCGGAGGAGGCCGAGGCCAGCCTTTCCGGGCAGGGCCTGGTCCTGGACGCCTTCCAGATCCAGGACATCACCACCGAGGGTTCCTATCTGGAGGACCTCGGCCGCCCCGAGGCCGCCCGCGCCAAGCAGGAGGCCGACATCGCCGAGGCCAACGCCCGCCAGGCCGCTGAACAGGCCCGGCTGAAGGCCGAGGAGGAGATCGCGGTCGCGCAGCGCACCCTGTACCTGCGGCAGGCCGAGATCAAGGCCGAGACCGACGCGGCGACCGCCCAGGCGAACGCCGCCGGCCCGCTGGCCGATGCCGACCGGCAGCAGCAGATCCTGGCCGAGCAGGAGAAGGTCGCCGAACGCCAGGCGGCGCTGACAGACCGCCAGCTCGATACTCAGGTCCGCAAGCCCGCCGACGCCCGCCGCTACCAGGCCGAG encodes:
- a CDS encoding flotillin family protein, whose product is MSPVVTAVVGVVVLLVLLALVVVTRYKVAGPSEAFIITGRRGKSSTDPETGRISTDNTGQKVVVGGGVFVVPFVQQRYTLDLSSRHIPIAVRGAVTLRGIKANLEGVAIVKVGGNEDAIRAAAQRFLQQQDGIVGFTQEVLSGALRAIVGRMSVEDIIRDRAAFAGQVAEEAEASLSGQGLVLDAFQIQDITTEGSYLEDLGRPEAARAKQEADIAEANARQAAEQARLKAEEEIAVAQRTLYLRQAEIKAETDAATAQANAAGPLADADRQQQILAEQEKVAERQAALTDRQLDTQVRKPADARRYQAEQEAEALRVARVKQAEAERLAAIAAAQAEAERARLTGEGEKQRRSALAEAEAIEGAKRGEAERARRAAIADAVRLEGDAEAAAIAAKGAAEAEAMQKKADAFESYGDAAMIQMMVEALPQVVAKAAEPLSAIDKMTVISTDGASKLSRTVTDNVAQGMELLSSTTGVDLAQLLGGLTAAKAPAMPESNSANGKIEIVG
- a CDS encoding IS5 family transposase, with the protein product MAGIVERLVPDELWVLFQRVVPEVPSRPQGGGRRRHGDREVLAAIVFVATSGCTWQQLPTASFGPSGATAHRRFTEWTKARVWARLHRLVLDELGGLVPLRDRLSQHAGPEKGDLTGPNPVDRGKYGSKIHLITERTGLPLSVGISGANLHDSQALEPPVRGIPPIRSRRGRRRRKPGKLHADKGYDYAHLRRWLRGRGNKHRIARKGAESSQRLGRHRWTIERTMAWLAGCHRLHRRYERKAEHFLAFTSIAYTLICYRRLTK
- a CDS encoding PucR family transcriptional regulator: MGERTVERTAAEEYLARYRKILLDACATGRRLTRDEIEELRAEGVQAAEAGLALRELVRAHLAEARTVQGALPARSRDQLLTVVEQAVDAFAEGYERAQRLAVRQEEAARREFIDDLLYGGSDLGRLAERAERFGLRLSQAHAVAVAIGPEPYGDGYPVARGIETAVLARFGDQSTLLTTKDGRLICVAPGDKPDVLAFFAKQAYAATDGGRVAVGRSHPGPGGVVHSYQEALNALDLADRMALDDPVLHAADLLVYPVLARDRQAMADLVESTLGPLQQARGGAQPLIDTLTAYFDSGCVAVEAARRLSLSVRALTYRLERIQTLTHIDPGEPSHRYTLQTAVIGARLLGWPAKE